Proteins encoded together in one Lysinibacillus sp. FSL K6-0232 window:
- a CDS encoding response regulator transcription factor, translated as MTKTILVIEDELSIATLLKYNLEQAGYIVETAVDGQEGLDKAIDIQPHLILLDLMLPKLDGMEVCKQIRQQRMNTPIIMLTAKDDEFDKVLGLELGADDYMTKPFSPREVLARVKAVLRRFTQNIVTEDKDEPQEKMYEFGQLRVFPERFEVFLQDEALEFTPKEFELLIYLLENKNRVLTRDQLLSAVWKYDFAGDTRIVDVHISHLRDKIEENSRKPMFIKTIRGLGYKFEEPKTT; from the coding sequence ATGACAAAAACAATTTTAGTTATAGAAGATGAACTTTCTATTGCAACATTATTGAAATATAATTTAGAGCAAGCGGGCTATATCGTCGAAACGGCTGTAGATGGTCAAGAAGGATTAGATAAAGCTATCGATATACAGCCTCATTTAATTTTGCTTGATTTGATGCTACCTAAGTTGGATGGTATGGAAGTTTGCAAACAAATTCGGCAGCAACGCATGAATACACCGATTATTATGTTAACAGCGAAAGATGATGAATTTGATAAAGTATTAGGGCTGGAACTAGGCGCTGATGATTATATGACAAAGCCCTTCAGTCCTCGCGAAGTATTAGCACGTGTAAAGGCAGTGTTAAGACGTTTTACACAAAATATTGTGACGGAGGATAAGGACGAGCCACAAGAAAAAATGTACGAGTTTGGTCAATTGCGCGTATTCCCAGAACGCTTTGAAGTCTTTTTACAAGATGAAGCACTGGAGTTTACACCAAAGGAATTCGAACTACTTATTTATTTACTTGAAAATAAAAATCGTGTATTAACGCGTGATCAGCTATTAAGTGCTGTCTGGAAATATGATTTTGCAGGCGATACTCGCATTGTGGATGTGCATATTAGTCACCTTCGCGATAAAATTGAGGAAAATAGCCGTAAGCCTATGTTTATTAAAACGATTCGAGGTCTTGGCTATAAATTTGAGGAGCCTAAAACAACATGA
- the hflC gene encoding protease modulator HflC translates to MSKKNKDANKFLRFLSGKPKKTAPTANGTDDNVVKMSKKGPLNAKKYLSLAITLTLVFVAAIIIFTNVYIVKESEYAVVRQFGEVVKFERDPGLKMKIPFIQSVTRLPKNQMTYNISEEEINTKDKKRIIIDNYAVWRITDPKALISNAGTLSKAESRMEEFIYSVIRTELGQLRYDEIINDENSSRGSLNDRVTKRVNELLANDQYGVEVVDVRIRRTDLPTENEQSVFTRMISERESTAQLYLSEGDAQKRRIEAQTDQQVQEMLATANKEAAIIQAEGEAEAAKIYNQSFSQDPEFYSLYRTLESYKKTVGEDTVIILPATSPYANILSGYIK, encoded by the coding sequence ATGAGTAAAAAAAATAAGGATGCGAATAAATTCCTTCGTTTTTTATCAGGCAAACCGAAAAAGACTGCTCCAACAGCTAATGGTACAGATGATAATGTTGTAAAAATGTCAAAAAAAGGACCATTAAATGCTAAAAAATATTTATCTCTTGCTATTACACTGACACTTGTTTTTGTAGCTGCCATTATTATCTTTACCAATGTTTATATTGTGAAGGAATCAGAGTATGCGGTTGTGCGCCAATTTGGGGAAGTTGTGAAATTTGAACGTGATCCTGGTTTGAAAATGAAAATTCCCTTTATTCAAAGTGTTACACGACTACCCAAAAATCAAATGACCTATAATATTTCAGAGGAAGAAATTAATACAAAGGATAAAAAGCGTATTATTATTGATAACTATGCTGTTTGGCGTATTACTGACCCTAAAGCATTAATCTCCAATGCAGGCACATTGAGCAAAGCAGAGTCGCGCATGGAGGAATTTATTTATTCAGTGATTCGAACAGAGCTTGGACAGCTAAGATATGATGAAATTATTAATGATGAAAATTCCTCACGCGGTAGTTTAAATGATCGTGTTACAAAGCGAGTGAATGAATTATTAGCAAATGATCAATATGGGGTAGAGGTAGTGGATGTACGCATTCGTCGCACAGATTTACCAACAGAAAATGAACAATCTGTCTTTACACGTATGATTTCAGAGCGTGAATCAACTGCCCAATTATATCTTTCAGAAGGAGATGCTCAAAAACGCCGTATCGAAGCACAGACAGATCAGCAGGTGCAAGAAATGCTAGCAACAGCTAATAAGGAAGCGGCAATTATTCAAGCAGAAGGAGAAGCAGAGGCAGCCAAAATTTACAATCAATCCTTCTCACAAGACCCTGAGTTTTATTCTTTATACCGTACATTAGAATCATATAAGAAAACGGTCGGAGAAGACACAGTCATTATTTTGCCAGCTACTTCGCCTTATGCAAATATACTGTCTGGCTATATTAAATAA
- a CDS encoding MaoC/PaaZ C-terminal domain-containing protein, translating to MLQKNSKLGFTIDEITVGEKIHITEKIEDRDLLLYLGLTNDSNPLYIQHDYAATTPFQKPIVPTIMLNGIITSAVSKHIPGPGVRIIEQHLKYLGPLYHYEFFDTLLEVTAVDKINNTITISVHSYNEQKQLVIEGMLLVTPPLAI from the coding sequence TTGCTTCAAAAAAATAGTAAGCTTGGTTTCACGATTGACGAAATTACAGTTGGCGAAAAAATTCATATTACGGAAAAAATTGAAGATCGAGATTTATTGCTGTATTTAGGGCTTACAAATGATAGTAATCCGCTTTATATTCAACATGATTATGCTGCCACAACACCTTTTCAAAAGCCCATTGTGCCAACAATCATGTTAAATGGTATTATTACATCAGCTGTGTCAAAGCATATTCCTGGACCAGGTGTGCGAATTATTGAGCAACATTTAAAATATTTAGGACCTCTCTATCACTATGAATTTTTTGATACGCTTTTAGAAGTAACAGCAGTTGATAAGATAAACAATACAATTACTATATCTGTACACTCTTATAATGAGCAAAAACAGCTTGTGATTGAAGGTATGCTATTGGTAACACCACCACTTGCAATATAG
- the citZ gene encoding citrate synthase, giving the protein MSATKGLEGIIAAESKISSIIDDTLTYVGYNIDDLAENASFEEVVYLLWHTRLPKEDELAELKQQLADNMSIPQAIIDQFKTYPLSTVHPMAALRTAVSLLGVFDEEADVMDPEANYRKAIRLQAKIATVVTAFSRVRKGLEPVAPKPELGYAANFLYMLKGEEPEAIEVEAFDKALVLHADHELNASTFTARVCVATLSDVYSGVTAAIGALKGPLHGGANEQVMKMLTEIGSLDNVESYIQNKLDNKEKIMGFGHRVYRKGDPRAPHLRVMSEKLTKLTGKPELYEMSVKIHDMIVEQKKLPANVDFFSASVYDSLGIDHDLFTPIFAVSRTSGWVAHILEQYANNRLIRPRAEYVGPGMQKYIPISER; this is encoded by the coding sequence ATGTCAGCAACTAAAGGTTTAGAAGGTATCATAGCAGCGGAATCTAAAATTAGTTCAATTATCGATGATACACTTACATATGTTGGTTACAACATTGATGATTTAGCAGAAAATGCTTCATTTGAAGAGGTAGTTTATTTACTATGGCATACTCGTTTACCAAAAGAAGACGAGCTTGCTGAGTTAAAGCAACAATTAGCAGACAATATGTCTATTCCACAAGCGATTATTGATCAATTCAAAACATACCCACTATCAACTGTACATCCAATGGCTGCGTTACGTACTGCAGTATCTTTACTTGGTGTATTCGATGAAGAGGCGGATGTGATGGATCCAGAAGCAAACTACCGTAAAGCAATTCGTCTTCAAGCAAAAATTGCTACAGTAGTAACTGCGTTTTCACGTGTTCGTAAAGGTTTAGAGCCAGTTGCACCAAAACCTGAACTAGGATATGCTGCAAACTTCTTATACATGCTAAAAGGTGAAGAGCCAGAAGCTATTGAAGTAGAAGCATTTGACAAAGCACTAGTATTACATGCTGACCATGAATTAAATGCATCTACATTTACAGCACGTGTATGTGTAGCTACATTATCAGATGTTTATTCAGGTGTTACAGCTGCAATCGGTGCATTAAAAGGACCACTTCATGGTGGTGCAAATGAGCAAGTAATGAAAATGCTAACTGAAATTGGCTCACTTGATAATGTTGAATCTTATATTCAAAATAAATTAGATAACAAAGAAAAAATCATGGGCTTCGGTCACCGTGTGTACCGTAAAGGCGACCCACGTGCACCACATTTACGTGTAATGTCTGAAAAACTTACAAAATTAACTGGTAAACCAGAGCTTTATGAAATGTCAGTTAAAATCCATGACATGATTGTAGAACAAAAGAAATTACCTGCAAACGTAGATTTCTTCTCTGCGTCAGTGTATGATTCTTTAGGTATCGATCATGACCTATTCACACCAATTTTCGCAGTATCACGTACTTCTGGCTGGGTAGCTCATATCCTTGAGCAATATGCGAATAATCGCCTAATCCGTCCACGTGCAGAGTATGTTGGACCAGGTATGCAAAAATATATTCCAATCAGCGAGCGCTAA
- the mdh gene encoding malate dehydrogenase, translated as MSLKRKKISVIGSGFTGATAAFLAAQKELGDVVLVDIPQAENPTKGKALDMWEAAPIQGYDSYVKGTSNYADTADSDVVIITAGVARKPGMSRDDLVQINQGVMKAVSKEIAEYSPNATILVLTNPVDAMTYTVYKETGFPKNRVIGQSGVLDTARFCAFVAEELNVSVKDITAFVLGGHGDTMVPLTRYSFAGGIPLETLIATERLEEIVDRTRNGGAEIVNLLGNGSAYYAPAAALIEMAEAILKDQKRILPSIAYLEGEYGYHDLYLGVPTLLGANGIEKIFELELTDKEKAALDQSADAVRNVMKILV; from the coding sequence ATGTCTCTGAAACGTAAAAAAATCTCAGTAATCGGTAGTGGCTTTACAGGCGCTACTGCAGCATTTTTAGCAGCTCAGAAAGAACTTGGTGACGTTGTACTTGTGGATATCCCGCAAGCAGAAAACCCAACAAAGGGCAAGGCATTGGATATGTGGGAAGCAGCACCAATACAAGGCTATGATTCTTACGTAAAAGGCACTTCGAATTATGCAGATACTGCTGATTCTGATGTAGTAATTATTACTGCTGGTGTTGCACGTAAGCCAGGGATGAGTCGTGATGACCTTGTTCAAATCAATCAAGGTGTGATGAAAGCTGTTTCAAAAGAAATTGCTGAATATTCGCCAAATGCTACAATTCTTGTGTTAACAAATCCAGTTGATGCCATGACTTACACAGTGTACAAAGAAACAGGCTTCCCGAAAAACCGTGTCATCGGTCAATCAGGTGTTCTGGATACAGCTCGCTTCTGTGCATTTGTGGCAGAGGAATTGAATGTTTCTGTAAAAGATATCACTGCCTTTGTCTTAGGTGGTCACGGTGATACAATGGTTCCATTAACACGCTATTCATTTGCAGGTGGTATTCCATTAGAAACATTAATTGCGACTGAACGATTAGAAGAAATTGTAGATCGTACACGCAATGGTGGCGCTGAAATTGTCAACTTACTTGGCAATGGCTCAGCATACTATGCGCCAGCTGCGGCATTGATTGAAATGGCAGAGGCAATTTTAAAAGACCAGAAGCGTATTCTTCCATCTATTGCTTATTTAGAAGGCGAATATGGCTATCACGATTTATACTTAGGCGTACCAACATTACTTGGCGCAAATGGCATTGAAAAAATCTTTGAGCTGGAATTAACAGACAAAGAAAAAGCAGCGTTAGATCAATCAGCAGATGCAGTACGCAATGTGATGAAGATTTTAGTATAA
- the icd gene encoding NADP-dependent isocitrate dehydrogenase — protein MSNKIVVENGVLNVPNNPVIPFIEGDGIGPDIWAAASRVIDAAVDKAYNGEKKIEWLEVLAGEKAFNQTGEWLPQETLDKINEYLIAIKGPLTTPIGGGIRSLNVALRQELDLYVCLRPVRHFDGVPSPVKRPEDVDMVIFRENTEDIYAGIEYKAGSDEQKKLLNFLQTELGVNKIRFPETSGLGIKPVSQEGTERLVRAAIEYAIKHNKPSVTLVHKGNIMKFTEGGFKNWGYELAEKEFADQTFTWNQYDAIKAEQGEEAANKAQADALAAGKILVKDSIADIFLQQILTRPTEFDVVATMNLNGDYISDALAAQVGGIGIAPGANINYVTGHAIFEATHGTAPKYAGQDKVNPSSVLLSGVLMLEHLGWQEAADLVTNSVEKTISSKVVTYDFARLMDGATEVKCSEFANELIKNL, from the coding sequence ATGTCAAACAAAATTGTAGTTGAAAACGGCGTACTTAATGTACCAAACAATCCAGTAATTCCTTTCATCGAAGGTGACGGAATTGGTCCAGATATTTGGGCTGCAGCATCACGCGTAATCGACGCAGCAGTAGACAAAGCTTATAACGGTGAAAAGAAAATTGAATGGTTAGAAGTTTTAGCTGGTGAAAAAGCATTTAACCAAACTGGTGAATGGTTACCACAAGAAACTTTAGACAAAATTAATGAATACCTAATTGCAATCAAAGGTCCTCTTACTACACCAATCGGTGGTGGTATCCGCTCTCTAAACGTAGCATTACGTCAAGAACTTGACTTATATGTATGTTTACGTCCAGTACGTCACTTTGATGGTGTGCCTTCTCCAGTTAAACGTCCAGAAGACGTTGATATGGTTATCTTCCGCGAAAACACAGAAGACATCTACGCAGGTATCGAATACAAAGCTGGTTCAGATGAGCAAAAGAAATTATTAAACTTCTTACAAACTGAACTTGGTGTTAACAAAATCCGCTTCCCAGAAACTTCTGGTTTAGGTATTAAGCCAGTATCTCAAGAAGGTACAGAGCGTTTAGTACGTGCTGCTATCGAGTATGCTATTAAACATAACAAACCATCTGTTACTTTAGTACACAAAGGTAACATCATGAAATTCACTGAAGGTGGTTTCAAAAACTGGGGTTATGAATTAGCTGAAAAAGAATTTGCTGATCAAACATTCACTTGGAACCAATATGATGCAATTAAAGCTGAACAAGGTGAAGAAGCAGCAAACAAAGCACAAGCTGATGCTTTAGCAGCTGGTAAAATCTTAGTAAAAGATTCTATCGCTGATATCTTCTTACAACAAATCTTAACTCGTCCAACTGAGTTCGATGTAGTAGCTACAATGAACTTAAATGGTGACTATATTTCTGATGCATTAGCTGCACAAGTTGGTGGTATCGGTATCGCTCCAGGTGCAAACATTAACTATGTAACTGGACATGCAATCTTTGAAGCTACTCACGGTACAGCTCCAAAATACGCTGGTCAAGATAAAGTAAACCCATCTTCTGTATTACTTTCTGGCGTATTAATGCTTGAACACTTAGGCTGGCAAGAAGCTGCAGATTTAGTAACTAACTCTGTAGAAAAAACAATTTCTTCTAAAGTTGTAACTTACGACTTCGCACGTTTAATGGACGGCGCAACAGAAGTAAAATGTTCAGAATTCGCAAATGAGTTAATTAAAAACCTATAA
- a CDS encoding LrgB family protein produces MKLLIATVSLVGTIVLFYICKQFYRKYKKEWLTPMLITPLLIIIILLLAGISYSSYNAGAHMLTNLLGPATVAFAVPIYKNIQLLKKHAVEIFISIAVGSVVAIVSSFIMALVVGLNDELVHSLVPRSVTTPIAMDISNMIGGSPTLTAVFVMTTGILGSLLAPIVIKICHFHRSSSRGLMLGMGAHGAGTSKAFEFGELEGTFASLAMIVAALISIVLSTTIFPAFEQLVINILLP; encoded by the coding sequence ATGAAGCTATTAATCGCTACGGTTAGCTTAGTAGGAACAATTGTGCTTTTTTATATTTGTAAGCAATTTTATCGAAAATATAAAAAAGAATGGTTAACACCTATGCTGATCACACCATTGCTGATTATTATTATTTTACTATTAGCAGGTATATCCTATAGCTCCTATAATGCGGGAGCCCATATGCTAACGAATTTATTAGGTCCTGCGACGGTGGCATTTGCAGTGCCCATCTATAAAAATATTCAGCTATTAAAAAAGCATGCAGTAGAAATTTTTATCAGTATTGCGGTTGGTTCGGTAGTCGCTATTGTGTCATCCTTTATAATGGCTTTGGTGGTAGGCTTAAATGATGAGTTAGTGCATAGCTTAGTACCACGTTCAGTCACAACACCAATTGCCATGGATATTTCCAATATGATTGGTGGTTCTCCTACGCTTACAGCTGTCTTTGTTATGACAACAGGTATTTTAGGAAGCCTCTTAGCCCCTATCGTGATAAAAATATGTCACTTCCATAGATCTTCCTCTAGAGGCTTAATGCTTGGGATGGGTGCACATGGTGCAGGTACATCGAAAGCATTTGAGTTTGGAGAGCTAGAAGGTACATTTGCAAGCTTGGCGATGATTGTGGCTGCATTAATAAGCATTGTGCTATCCACAACTATTTTCCCGGCATTTGAGCAGCTTGTTATTAATATCCTGTTACCGTAA
- a CDS encoding CidA/LrgA family holin-like protein translates to MKIVKSIVQIGYLYVLLLIGNSIARLLHLPIPGSIVGLILLFLLLQFHIIKLEWIELGAAVLLSELLLFFIPSAIGIMDYHALFGVQGIKVILVIVVSAIIVMLITGFTAQWLEQRKKGKAI, encoded by the coding sequence ATGAAAATCGTCAAAAGTATCGTGCAAATTGGCTATCTTTATGTGCTATTGTTGATTGGCAATAGTATTGCACGCCTACTTCACTTGCCGATTCCAGGGAGCATCGTAGGGCTTATTTTATTATTTTTACTTTTACAGTTTCATATTATTAAACTTGAATGGATTGAGCTAGGAGCGGCAGTATTATTAAGTGAGCTTTTGTTATTCTTTATTCCATCTGCTATTGGTATTATGGACTACCATGCATTATTCGGTGTCCAAGGCATAAAGGTTATACTTGTTATCGTTGTCAGTGCGATTATTGTGATGTTGATAACAGGCTTTACTGCACAATGGCTAGAGCAACGAAAGAAGGGTAAAGCAATATGA
- a CDS encoding AI-2E family transporter, with protein sequence MRNLKYFSYEITTSILLFIFYLIILWFVLPVSLAIFLSFSTYPIINFLHRYCRIAYWIAAIIVEILILTCIFLLVLISINSVILIFPEIRDTLQNFPLFSEYESMFIQVLKEKSLSIFDSIIIYTADLFQLLMKHVIEVFIFLVAYYFALLETRKSRYWFFQYVPKKYRHEWQSHFAKIMKLFHYFLFVEFQLFTITLFILCAGFMILQFEQAIIKAFIVAFADVLPFFGIGVFLVPMSIYFYFSGNTFLCVAILLLYLFVQLTRQLADSMLWSNTLQLRTFHTFFISAASILLFGFYGILLSPIFLFLAVKLKENAIFER encoded by the coding sequence ATGAGGAATTTGAAGTATTTTTCATATGAAATAACTACAAGTATTTTGCTTTTTATTTTTTATTTAATCATACTTTGGTTCGTATTACCTGTTTCTCTCGCTATTTTTTTGTCATTTTCGACGTATCCTATTATAAATTTCTTACATAGATACTGTCGGATTGCTTATTGGATAGCAGCTATTATTGTTGAAATATTAATATTAACTTGTATTTTTCTACTTGTGCTTATATCAATCAATAGCGTTATTCTAATTTTTCCAGAAATCCGTGATACACTGCAAAACTTTCCACTTTTCAGCGAATATGAATCGATGTTTATACAGGTTTTAAAGGAAAAATCATTATCCATTTTTGATTCTATCATTATATACACAGCAGACCTTTTCCAATTATTAATGAAGCATGTCATTGAAGTATTTATTTTTTTAGTAGCCTATTATTTTGCTTTATTGGAAACGCGTAAATCTCGGTACTGGTTTTTTCAATATGTGCCAAAAAAATATCGGCATGAATGGCAATCACATTTTGCAAAAATTATGAAGCTTTTTCATTACTTTTTGTTTGTAGAATTTCAATTGTTTACAATTACCCTATTTATTTTATGCGCAGGATTTATGATTCTTCAATTTGAACAAGCCATTATTAAAGCGTTTATTGTGGCATTTGCAGATGTGCTACCGTTTTTTGGTATCGGTGTTTTTCTTGTACCGATGAGTATTTATTTTTATTTCAGTGGCAATACCTTTTTATGTGTAGCCATCTTACTATTATATTTATTTGTCCAATTAACAAGGCAGCTTGCTGATTCCATGCTGTGGTCAAATACGCTACAATTACGTACATTCCATACATTTTTTATCAGCGCTGCCTCTATTTTATTATTTGGCTTTTATGGAATTTTGCTTAGCCCCATCTTTTTATTTTTAGCGGTCAAGCTTAAGGAAAATGCTATCTTTGAACGATAA
- a CDS encoding DNA polymerase I, whose product MKLQISVWLQNLGIACSIASLLTLFFRLSDFAWVTKSVYHIPLFFVIIFFVSMIIANDVRNIFKKIFWYEKRKVKRPIWQVGIGFIFFLAQIGIVMVFSQELTQPQLGGMPLFLVFAFMNAFLVTVIYEEVFYSAS is encoded by the coding sequence GTGAAATTGCAAATTAGTGTGTGGCTTCAAAATTTAGGAATTGCTTGTAGTATTGCATCGTTATTAACACTTTTCTTCCGCCTCTCTGATTTTGCATGGGTGACCAAAAGTGTTTATCATATACCGCTGTTTTTTGTTATAATCTTTTTTGTAAGCATGATCATTGCAAATGATGTACGAAATATATTTAAAAAAATATTTTGGTATGAGAAACGTAAGGTTAAGCGTCCCATTTGGCAGGTTGGCATTGGCTTTATTTTCTTTTTAGCCCAAATTGGAATCGTGATGGTATTTAGTCAAGAGCTAACACAGCCACAATTAGGCGGAATGCCGTTATTTTTAGTATTTGCCTTTATGAATGCCTTCCTTGTAACGGTTATTTATGAAGAAGTTTTTTATTCTGCATCTTAA
- the hflK gene encoding FtsH protease activity modulator HflK, with protein MSVKKALMIVGLGIFGIIALITVFTSWYTVDESEQAVVVTFGRADDMVTTSGLHFKLPWPVQSVEILSKETFSLQFGYKQTKSGELETYDAETKMITGDEYIVLTDLVVQWKITDPRKFLFNAQNPEEILHSATSSAIRSIIGSSTIDAALTDGKAEIEANTRDLLVSLIEKYDIGIGVLGVKLQDVELPNKEVRAAFTAVTDARETKNTKTNEAQKYKNQRISEAEGEKDAIISKAQGAKTARIEQAQGDVAVFNKMYEQYKGNQQVTRERLILETLENVLPKAQIYIMNDDGSTMKYLPLQPLQPQQAQTEKKEGSSKDE; from the coding sequence ATGAGTGTGAAGAAGGCACTAATGATTGTTGGACTTGGAATTTTTGGAATTATCGCGCTTATTACTGTATTTACATCGTGGTACACAGTGGATGAATCAGAACAAGCTGTTGTCGTGACATTTGGCCGTGCAGATGATATGGTCACAACCTCAGGTCTACATTTTAAATTACCTTGGCCAGTTCAATCCGTTGAAATTTTGTCCAAAGAAACATTTAGCTTACAGTTCGGCTATAAACAAACAAAATCAGGTGAATTGGAAACCTATGATGCGGAAACGAAGATGATTACAGGGGATGAGTATATTGTCTTAACAGACCTTGTTGTCCAATGGAAAATTACAGACCCTCGTAAATTTTTATTTAACGCACAAAATCCTGAAGAAATTTTACATAGTGCTACATCCAGCGCGATTCGCTCTATTATTGGTAGCTCCACAATTGATGCTGCATTGACGGATGGTAAAGCGGAAATTGAAGCAAATACACGTGATTTACTTGTGTCATTGATCGAAAAATACGATATTGGCATTGGTGTTTTAGGTGTAAAGCTGCAGGATGTTGAACTACCAAATAAAGAAGTACGTGCTGCATTTACGGCGGTAACAGATGCACGTGAAACAAAAAATACGAAAACAAATGAGGCACAAAAATATAAAAACCAGCGCATCAGCGAAGCTGAGGGTGAAAAGGATGCCATTATTTCTAAGGCACAAGGAGCAAAAACAGCCCGCATTGAGCAAGCGCAAGGTGATGTCGCAGTTTTTAATAAAATGTATGAGCAATATAAAGGTAATCAGCAAGTTACACGAGAACGTCTAATTTTAGAAACGCTTGAAAATGTTTTACCAAAGGCACAGATTTATATTATGAATGATGATGGCAGTACAATGAAATATTTACCGCTACAGCCATTGCAACCACAGCAAGCACAAACAGAGAAAAAAGAAGGGAGCAGTAAGGATGAGTAA
- the pnpS gene encoding two-component system histidine kinase PnpS — MKSMSNRLFLTFMLLIGTILAVLMIVIGQLFPVYMKQYNEQERSQIEASMRQVIDEREIELSKEDQEALYTVQNIEYKESLLTSARTRLYMILALLFAITLILIAIISRYMIRDFTAPIDNVTETALELAKGNYRARAHENEHERMIPLSHSINILARNLQDITTIREVEEERLKTLIENMGSSLMMIGREGNISIVNRVFLDRFGMQLDDVQGKVFRTIGLPQSLEQFIDHVFLTEMPYRQQIKMEVQQELYHKEVYGAPVIGDHGRWLGVVIVMHDITELVRLEQIRKDFVANVSHELRTPITSIKGFSETLLDGAYKDEKMLISFLEIIYKESNRLQILIQDLLELSKIEQHGFTVNIMPMGLQDVLIRGAELTAPRLDEKNMSFHVDIERDVQVMGDANRIIQIVTNLITNAITYSLENTTVSIRLKENETYGIIEIEDQGIGIEKHEIPRVFERFYRVDRARSRNSGGTGLGLAIVKHLVEAHHGRIQVESEVGVGTKMIVMIPKKN; from the coding sequence ATGAAATCAATGAGCAACCGCTTATTCTTGACATTCATGCTTTTAATTGGAACGATATTAGCTGTCCTAATGATTGTGATAGGTCAGCTTTTTCCTGTTTATATGAAGCAATACAATGAGCAGGAACGCTCGCAAATCGAAGCATCCATGCGTCAAGTTATTGATGAACGTGAAATTGAGCTATCAAAGGAAGATCAAGAGGCATTGTATACCGTACAAAATATAGAGTATAAGGAATCTTTATTAACCTCTGCACGCACACGCCTTTACATGATTCTAGCTCTTCTTTTTGCAATAACGCTTATTTTAATAGCGATTATTAGTCGCTATATGATTCGTGATTTTACAGCACCTATTGATAATGTAACAGAAACGGCACTTGAGCTGGCAAAAGGCAATTATCGTGCGCGTGCCCATGAAAATGAACACGAACGCATGATACCACTTAGCCATTCCATTAATATTTTGGCACGTAATTTACAAGATATTACAACTATACGTGAAGTAGAGGAGGAGCGGCTGAAAACCTTAATTGAAAATATGGGTAGCTCTCTTATGATGATTGGTCGTGAAGGCAATATATCGATCGTGAATCGGGTCTTTTTAGATCGCTTTGGGATGCAGCTTGATGATGTACAGGGCAAAGTATTTCGCACAATTGGCTTACCGCAATCACTTGAGCAATTTATTGATCATGTATTTTTAACAGAGATGCCTTACCGCCAACAAATTAAAATGGAAGTGCAGCAGGAGCTTTATCATAAAGAGGTATACGGAGCGCCTGTTATTGGAGATCATGGGCGATGGCTAGGCGTTGTTATTGTTATGCATGATATTACGGAGCTAGTACGTTTAGAGCAAATTCGCAAGGACTTTGTCGCTAATGTATCCCATGAATTACGCACACCGATTACATCCATTAAAGGCTTTTCAGAAACGTTGCTGGATGGAGCCTATAAAGATGAAAAAATGCTAATTTCCTTTTTAGAAATTATTTATAAAGAAAGTAATCGTCTACAAATACTTATTCAAGACTTGTTAGAGTTGTCGAAAATTGAGCAGCATGGTTTTACGGTTAATATTATGCCAATGGGCTTGCAGGATGTATTGATTCGTGGTGCAGAGCTTACAGCGCCACGATTGGATGAGAAAAATATGAGCTTTCATGTAGATATAGAGCGCGATGTACAAGTTATGGGTGATGCCAATCGGATTATTCAAATTGTCACAAATTTAATTACAAATGCGATTACCTATTCCCTTGAAAACACAACCGTTTCGATTCGGTTAAAGGAAAATGAAACCTATGGCATTATTGAAATAGAGGATCAAGGAATTGGAATTGAAAAGCATGAAATTCCTCGCGTTTTTGAGCGATTTTATCGTGTGGATCGGGCGCGCAGCCGCAATTCTGGTGGCACAGGTTTAGGGCTAGCAATTGTCAAACACCTTGTAGAAGCCCATCATGGTCGTATTCAAGTGGAAAGTGAAGTAGGAGTAGGCACAAAAATGATTGTGATGATTCCAAAGAAAAATTAA